A window of Nitrospirota bacterium genomic DNA:
CGAGAAACGGGATTGCTCCCTGGCCGACGGCGTGCGTGCCATGGCCGAAGTGGGGAAATTGAGACTGTTCGACGTCGGGCCGGCTTGGTGGCAGGACGTGGACACACCGGGCAGCCTGCGCCACGCTCAACGCCTCCTTTTGAATGCGACACAGAAGACGACCGATGGCGTGTTCTCCCGGTACCTGAACCGGCCGGTCTCCCACCTCGTCAGCCGCTGGCTCGTGTGGACCCGCGTGAGCCCGAACCAGGTGACCTTTGCCAATTTTTCGCTCGCCCTCCTCGCGGCCTACCTTGTCTCCTACAAGAGCACAGTTCCCTTCCTCATGGGGGCGGTCTTGTTCCAGCTCACCTCGGTGCTGGACGGCGTCGATGGAGAAGTGGCGAAACTCAAGTTCAAGCAGTCCAAGCGCGGGGAATGGCTCGATACGATTACGGATAACCTTTCCTACCTTGCATTCTTTGTGGGCATAACCGTCGGGGCTTTCCGCCGAACTCCCGAGGACAGCGTTCTCTGGTTGGGCGGCGCGGCGTTGCTGGGCGGGCTGGTATCGCTCGCCCTCATCTATCGACACGTTCACCGTCAGGGTCGGGGAACCCTGGTGGTGCTGGGGACCGACCTTGAGAAAGTCATCGAGGAGTGTCATTGGTTCGTGCGCGCCGTGTGGCATCTGCGATTCGCCGTGAAGAGGGATTGCTTCGCCATCCTGTTCCTTTGCTTCGCGGTGGCCGGCAAACCGATGTGGATTTTATGGACGGGAGCGGTGGCGACGAACGTGATGTGGATGGTGGTTCTCCTCTCCCGCGCTCAGCTCTGGCAGATGACTCCTTCCGCCGCGATGCATCGGGCGGAGAAGTAGCCGTCCGCCATCTGCAAATCCCTTAAGCCGTGAATACACCTGAAGCCTGTTCGTAGGGGAGCATCTTTAGATGCTCCCTCTTGTCGGGAGGGTCTGAAGACCCGCCCCTCGCATTCATTGAGATGCCATAAGCTGTGAACAAACCTGAAGAGCCCGTAGAGTCCCGTTGGCTGGATCCCATGTCCTGGGGGGTGGCCCGCGCGGCCCGCTCAAGGCCCGGATTCACGTTGCTCGTCTCCCTTCTCTTGTTCGCCATGGCGATCCCCTTCCTCCGAAAGCTCCGGCTGGAAACGGACCTCAAGAAGCTTCTGCCGGACGACTACCCGAGCGTGCAGGAACTGAATCGCGTGCTGGATGCCTCAGGACAGGGAACCGGCGATCTCATTGTGGTGATCCAGTCGGACAATTTCGATGCCTCGTTGCGCTACGCCGAGGACCTGAAAAAACGGCTCCAAGGCCAGCCCTTTGCGCGGAGCGTGACCTATGAGCGCAAAGACGAATGGATGGACCGGCACGCGCTCCTCTACGCCTCGCTCGAAGACCTCAGGGACCTCAAGGACAAGATTGCGCGCAAAATCAGAATCGAGAAATTGAAATCCAACCCCTTCTATTTCTCCCTGGGGGACGAGGAAGAAGTGAAACTGCCCGAGGACAAAACGCAGCGCCGGGACCGCCGGTACTACGCGACGGAGGACGGACGGATTCTTTTGGTCATCCTCAAACCGTCCGGGACGACCTCAAGCATGGGCTACTTGCGGGATCTGACCGGAAAGGTGGAGCGGGTTGCGAAATCAGAGCTGAAGCCTGCGTCCTACGATTCATCCATCGAGGTCGGCCTGGCGGGGCCCATCCAGGCCCGCATCGATGAGTACTCATCGATCCTGAGAGACCTTCGTTCGAGCGCGGCCACCGGTGGAACACTCATCCTTCTCCTAGTGGCCATCTACTTCCGAACGGCCTTCGCCCTCTTCCTGGTTTTCTTTCCGCTCGTGCTTGGAATTGCCGTGTCCTTTGCGCTGACCCAACTGGTCCTGGGCGAACTCAACATGTTCACGGCGTTCTTGTTCCTGGTGCTGACGGGTCTCGGAGTGGACTACGGTGTGTTGCTGCTCAACCGGTATCTCCAGCAGCGGGCGGGTGGACGGGATCCCACCGCGGCGCTCGCCCGCGTGGCGGGTGGGACCTCCCGCTCGGTCGCCACGTCGGCCCTCACGACGGCCGCCGCTTTCTCCACCCTCCTCATTACGGATTTCAAGGGCTTTGCGCACTTCGGGTTCATTGCCTCCACGGGGATCGTGTGCGTGCTGCTGAGCTATTGCATCGTCCAGCCCGCTCTGATTCTGTTGTTCGAGCGGTGGAGACTCATCCGCCTCGTCCCCTTCCACGGCCTTCGGATCAAGTCGTGGCCGTTGTCACGCGGCGTCCTGCTGGGGTGCATGGTGCTGGTTTTCGCGGCGGGCTACGCCGCCCCGAGGCTCAAGTTCGAGTACGATCTCTCGAAGCTGAAGTCCCAGGCGGGGCAGTCCACCGTCTGGCGGAGCCGGATGCGGGACGTGCTCAAGAAATCCCTCACGCCCGCGGTCGTTCTCACGAAGGACTTGGACGAGCTCCACGCGGTGGAAAAAGCCGTGCGCGAGAAGATCCGCACCGACCCGACTCCGACGATCGAGAAATTCAGCTCCATTGAAAACCTCGTGCCGTCGCAGCAGGAGGAGAAACGGGTCGTGCTCGGTCAAATCAGGGATTTGCTGGACCGGGAGCCGCTTGACGTGCTCCCGAAAGTCGACCGGGAGCGGGTTGAGGGCCTCCGAGAACGGTTGGAGGCGGAACCCATCACACTGGACAGCCTACCGGCCGACCTGAAGGAAAACTTCGTTCGGGGCGGTCACTACCTGGGCTTGATCTACTCCGACTCAGACAAAGTGAAACTCTCCAATGTGAAGGATGCCCGGCGGTTCGCGGAGGACGTGCGGACAATCGCCACGGAGCGGGGCGTTTTCCACGCCGCCAGCGATACGATTGTGTTGACTGACGTGTTCGACCTCATGCTGAAAGACGGGCGCACGGCGTTTCTATCCTCTTTTCTGGTGATCCTGATCCTGGTGCTGGTGGACCTGCGGAGCGTGCGGCTCGCCTCCCTGGCGCTCGTGCCCCTCCTGGCCGGCATGGTGTGGATGTTGGGGTGCATGTACGTGGCCGGGATGAAGCTGAACTTCTTCAACATGATCGTGCTGCCCGCTCTGTTTGGAATGGGGACGGACTACGGCGTGCACATCCTTCATCGCTATTTGGAGGAACGGAGCGTGCTGAATACGATGAGGCAGCTCATGGGGGGCATTCTGGTGTGTTCTTTGACGACGATGTTCGGCTTCGGCGGCATGATCACCGCGCACCATGAGGGGCTGGAATCCATCGGCATCCTGGCCAACATCGGCCTTATTTGCGTGACGGTGGCGTCGCTCCTCTTCCTCCCGGCCCTGATCAGCTTCCTCCTCGAACGCCGCAACGGCGGCGATCAGGTCAAGAGCTGAGCCCATTCTGGAGCTTACTGAATTTTCCGCGGCAAGGTCCCGGGCGGACTGGTTCAGGTCCCGAGGCTGAACCTCGATAGCCGCTATCGAGGTTTAGCCTCAATGAGACGGTCGCAGACCGAATGCGCACGCCCCGTTGGGCACGAGGGAAATTCAGCCGTAAAGCCCCTTGTTGTAGCGCCCGATTTTACATCGGGCGAGAGATCGTCCGGTATAAAAGCGGACGCTACGAAGAAAGGGACCTGGCCCGCGGCAGATGTAACGCTAATAATGTGACAACTCCTTACTGGATCTCCCTCGTAGTGAGGAGAGCGGGGTTTTCTCCCCTTCAAGGCGTCACGATCGCCCTAGACGATATTCAATGTGCAAAACCGACCCCATGTGCCCTACTTACGCCGGAGCTTGGTCCAGTTTCAATCCTCGCCCGACCCGAAGGCCGGGCGCAATTCGCGTATCGCTTGATCACGCTCGCGGCGGAGAGCGTGTTTCAATCCTCGCCCGACCCGAAGGCCGGGCGCAATACGGCATCGACTGCCTTGCCCGTTTTGGTATCCCGGTTTCAATCCTCGCCCGACCCGAAGGCCGGGCGCAATGAGAAACGCCCCGACTCCGGCGGCGAGGCTTATCAGTTTCAATCCTCGCCCGACCCGAAGGCCGGGCGCAATGGCGTTTCACCGCATGAGTGGTCCCGCCGTCCATCGTTTCAATCCTCGCCCGACCCGAAGGCCGGGCGCAATGTTTTTTCCGAGAAGACAATCGCTCGACCCCTTCTGTTTCAATCCTCGCCCGACCCGAAGGCCGGGCGCAATCGGTAGGAGCCCCGCCATCCCGTCCCGTTGGTGTCGTTTCAATCCTCGCCCGACCCGAAGGCCGGGCGCAATGCGTGAAGGGAGGGAGAACGTGAGCGACTTACGCGAAGTTTCAATCCTCGCCCGACCCGAAGGCCGGGCGCAATATGATCGGGGGTGAAGCGTGAACCATGATATCGTCGTGTTTCAATCCTCGCCCGACCCGAAGGCCGGGCGCAATATTCGTTTTCCGCGCGGATGGCTTGCACCTGTACGTGTTTCAATCCTCGCCCGACCCGAAGGCCGGGCGCAATGGGTCCAAGATCCCGAAGAGGCGGACTATTGGTGCGCGTTTCAATCCTCGCCCGACCCGAAGGCCGGGCGCAATATCGCGAGCGGTCATAACGGAAAGGAGTGTTAAATGTTTCAATCCTCGCCCGACCCGAAGGCCGGGCGCAATCNNNNNNNNNNNNNNNNNNNNNNNNNNNNNNNNNNNNNNNNNNNNNNNNNNNNNNNNNNNNNNNNNNNNNNNNNNNNNNNNNNNNNNNNNNNNNNNNNNNNNNNNNNNNNNNNNNNNNNNNNNNNNCTGGTTTCAATCCTCGCCCGACCCGAAGGCCGGGCGCAATATGCGGGGATGGCGGGCCATGGCACGGCAACCGTCGTTTCAATCCTCGCCCGACCCGAAGGCCGGGCGCAATAGGGGTTGGTTAGTCGGCATGGGATGCCTCGCTGCAGTTTCAATCCTCGCCCGACCCGAAGGCCGGGCGCAATGACGGCGTGTGCGCAAAGTGTGGAGGACGGAAGTGTTTCAATCCTCGCCCGACCCGAAGGCCGGGCGCAATCGGTGCGAACCCTGCGTTTTACCGAGGTGACGTTTGTTTCAATCCTCGCCCGACCCGAAGGCCGGGCGCAATCCTCTCCGGGAGGCGCGATTGATGCTGCTCTCCGTGTTTCAATCCTCGCCCGACCCGAAGGCCGGGCGCAATGCTTCCGCTTCCTGACTCACGGGATCGATCATCTCTCTGTTTCAATCCTCGCCCGACCCGAAGGCCGGGCGCAATGGGATTTCCGGGTGCCGAGCGTCACCGGATCGCAGTTTCAATCCTCGCCCGACCCGAAGGCCGGGCGCAATAGGTAGACATCGGCGCTCCCATGATGGCGCGAGTAGTTTCAATCCTCGCCCGACCCGAAGGCCGGGCGCAATTACCTCGCGGTTAAAATGGGGGCACCGGAGTGATGTTTCAATCCTCGCCCGACCCGAAGGCCGGGCGCAATTAGCGCGTGTCGAAACTCGTAACCTCGTCCAAGCTGGTTTCAATCCTCGCCCGACCCGAAGGCCGGGCGCAATGTCCAGGCCCTCGGCGGCTGGATCGAGTTGTGTGGTTTCAATCCTCGCCCGACCCGAAGGCCGGGCGCAATTATCCATACGCTACTCACTGAGATC
This region includes:
- a CDS encoding NTP transferase domain-containing protein codes for the protein MSANGVVTKAVIIAAGSGKRLQTSIRKTPKPLTKVLGVPLLKRVILTSRQAGLTEFHVVVGFHAHEVIQAVESDADLSGLIRRGDLSIHWIYNPEWKKSNGVSVLKAAESLYGPSAHRPWSGAEGTADSVRGPFVLMMSDHLFPQDTLAKLVQTPLGEDEVILAVDRKVSDIYDLDDAMKVQTQGELITGIGKDLQSFDAIDTGMFLCSNRLFEHLKAHYAEKRDCSLADGVRAMAEVGKLRLFDVGPAWWQDVDTPGSLRHAQRLLLNATQKTTDGVFSRYLNRPVSHLVSRWLVWTRVSPNQVTFANFSLALLAAYLVSYKSTVPFLMGAVLFQLTSVLDGVDGEVAKLKFKQSKRGEWLDTITDNLSYLAFFVGITVGAFRRTPEDSVLWLGGAALLGGLVSLALIYRHVHRQGRGTLVVLGTDLEKVIEECHWFVRAVWHLRFAVKRDCFAILFLCFAVAGKPMWILWTGAVATNVMWMVVLLSRAQLWQMTPSAAMHRAEK
- a CDS encoding MMPL family transporter — its product is MNKPEEPVESRWLDPMSWGVARAARSRPGFTLLVSLLLFAMAIPFLRKLRLETDLKKLLPDDYPSVQELNRVLDASGQGTGDLIVVIQSDNFDASLRYAEDLKKRLQGQPFARSVTYERKDEWMDRHALLYASLEDLRDLKDKIARKIRIEKLKSNPFYFSLGDEEEVKLPEDKTQRRDRRYYATEDGRILLVILKPSGTTSSMGYLRDLTGKVERVAKSELKPASYDSSIEVGLAGPIQARIDEYSSILRDLRSSAATGGTLILLLVAIYFRTAFALFLVFFPLVLGIAVSFALTQLVLGELNMFTAFLFLVLTGLGVDYGVLLLNRYLQQRAGGRDPTAALARVAGGTSRSVATSALTTAAAFSTLLITDFKGFAHFGFIASTGIVCVLLSYCIVQPALILLFERWRLIRLVPFHGLRIKSWPLSRGVLLGCMVLVFAAGYAAPRLKFEYDLSKLKSQAGQSTVWRSRMRDVLKKSLTPAVVLTKDLDELHAVEKAVREKIRTDPTPTIEKFSSIENLVPSQQEEKRVVLGQIRDLLDREPLDVLPKVDRERVEGLRERLEAEPITLDSLPADLKENFVRGGHYLGLIYSDSDKVKLSNVKDARRFAEDVRTIATERGVFHAASDTIVLTDVFDLMLKDGRTAFLSSFLVILILVLVDLRSVRLASLALVPLLAGMVWMLGCMYVAGMKLNFFNMIVLPALFGMGTDYGVHILHRYLEERSVLNTMRQLMGGILVCSLTTMFGFGGMITAHHEGLESIGILANIGLICVTVASLLFLPALISFLLERRNGGDQVKS